In the Dama dama isolate Ldn47 chromosome 13, ASM3311817v1, whole genome shotgun sequence genome, one interval contains:
- the CLBA1 gene encoding uncharacterized protein CLBA1 translates to MSPERLPIASVRARGTNMQDQRELRGTPGQGLPVCAFLSDLPEQAGGCSLHQVSKDLGAPGRQSGDAVEWARPHSTLPPLDGEARISGDSFEGLSTSTARGPDPGEHSGAWGEFEGFRESSASSEQFSQSFELRERPSASQPWRTASAQKEHCSSQPHQGGVTGTGAIAPSEPIVSCEDVFRSAFQEVPVPQAPEGISTLDHFLETRNEENSGLESVHKLCSESRKLWRALHNTGTMTISRCVWSESRSRENFLPVLGVDAAQKSLSGSPGRTLGEPGLHEPEELGFRLQRCRALIQTKLSGTPGGGQGSLITYSLFLKTPVHGNGQYITIPRKKIFSPRNLKLTLFNSDIC, encoded by the exons ATGTCTCCTGAGCGTCTTCCCATCGCGTCTGTGCGGGCCCGGGGCACCAACATGCAAGACCAGAGGGAGCTGAGGGGCACACCTGGCCAGGGGCTCCCTGTCTGCGCCTTTCTGAGTGACCTCCCAGAGCAAGCAGGCGGGTGTTCCCTCCACCAGGTTTCTAAAGACCTCGGTGCACCTGGGAGGCAGAGCGGTGACGCTGTGGAGTGGGCGAGGCCCCACTCCACCCTTCCCCCGCTGGATGGGGAAGCCAGGATCTCTGGGGACAGCTTCGAGGGCTTGTCTACCAGCACCGCCAGGGGTCCAGACCCAGGGGAACACAGCGGCGCCTGGGGGGAGTTTGAAGGCTTTCGAGAATCCTCAGCCAGCTCTGAACAATTCTCTCAGTCCTTTGAGCTCCGGGAGAGGCCCTCAGCCTCTCAGCCGTGGAGAACCGCTTCTGCCCAAAAGGAGCACTGTTCTAGCCAGCCTCACCAGGGTGGAGTGACAGGAACCGGCGCCATCGCCCCTTCTGAG ccCATTGTCAGCTGTGAGGATGTTTTCAGGTCTGCTTTTCAAGAAGTACCAGTCCCACAGGCCCCCGAGGGCATCTCCACCTTAGACCACTTCTTAGAAACAAGGAATGAAGAAAACTCTGGCCTTGAATCCGTGCATAAACTGTG TTCTGAATCTAGAAAACTCTGGAGGGCTCTTCACAACACCGGGACCATGACAATCTCCCGATGCGTCTGGAGCGAGTCCCGCAGTCGGGAAAACTTCCTTCCTGTTCTTGGAGTAGACGCTGCTCAGAAG AGCCTCTCAGGGAGCCCTGGCCGCACTCTGGGCGAGCCTGGCCTCCACGAGCCCGAAGAGCTCGGCTTCCGCCTGCAGCGCTGCAGAGCCCTGATCCAGACCAAG CTCTCGGGGACGCCAGGtggtggacagggcagcctgatcACCTACAGCCTCTTCCTAAAGACCCCCGTACACGGAAATGGGCAGTACATCACGATTCCAAGGAAAAAGATTTTCAGTCCTCGTAACCTGAAACTGACATTGTTTAATAGTGACATTTGCTAA